The genomic segment AAACCGAAGGATGGAAATTCAAAGCGTTGACGAATCCAAAAAGTGAAAAAACCAACAGGTAATTAACTTTGTTACTGATGCCACCGGTTTTAGTAATGACATTAACTATTTAGAAAACATTGTTCAGTCCAAAATTGGCTTGGACTATTCACTGGGTTTTGGTAACGTTTCTTCCAATCCGTGGAAGCTGAGTGAAACATTAATGCCCGCCAATCAAGCATCCGCTTCCAACACGGCTTTCCAAAACTTTTTAAAGGCGATTATTGTAATTGACCCTAACGAGGGCGGTAAGTACATTAAACAAACTAAGGATGAAGTTACTGTGCGTTTTTTATACGAAATAGACAGTAGTAAAGCTTTAAAAAACGGCAACACCAAATCAGTTAATAAAATACAAAAAAGTACCGCAGCACCCCAAGCCCAACAAGGACAAAGTAACCAGTTAATGCTTGACAATGATTTTGCTAAATTCTTGTACAAGCAGTTTAACCTAATCAAGGAAGGGGGCAAAGCAGATCCGGTTGATCTCAATAACTTTGACTTTGCTAATCAGAATCAGATTAAGCGTTTTTACAGTAAATACAACGCCTTACCACCGGTAGATTACAAGCTGGCCTTTAACGTGATCGGTCTCCCTAAAGAAACAATTGCCAACCAAAAGGATGCGCCCCTGTTTGGCTTTTTAACCTTGCAAGCGCAACTGGGCAATGACGCGATTAAGATTAAGGGGATTAAAGACTGAAAGCTGGATAACACCAACTTGGGTCCTGTGTTGCGTACCAATGAGGACGAGATTATTAACCAGCGCTTGTTTAGTAAACCCAACGGTATTATTATCAACAGTTCAGCTGCTAAAAAGTACCGCTTAAAGGAAGGTAGTCAGCTCCATGTCAAAATTCACAACGGTTACAAACGAGTGAATGCTAAGTTAGTTAACCAAGATCCCACTTTAACTGCCACCTTTAACATTGTTGGCATTAACAATTCGGTGCACGAACCGGAGTTTTACACGAGTTACAAAACGGCAGCAACACTATTGCAATACCCCAATGAATGGATCGAAAAGCAGTTACCCTTTAACAGCTTTTATGCCAATTCGATCTTGCCCTTTACCCAGTCTACTTCCCTCTTTTCCGAATCTGGCTTATTCCCTGGTACCAGTAGCTTTGCCGCTAACAACACGGTGCTTACTGAAGTAATTAAGAAAACGATTGAAGGTGGTAAAACTAACAGTAAAACTGATGTGCAAAAGCGCGCTGCTCAAGCTACTGCTAACGGTAAGGATAACAGTAGTCAAAACAACAAGATGAATTATGAGCGCTTACAAAAGGCACTGGGCATTACCAGTGATTTAGATAGCTCTAAAGCCGGTGAATACGCCACCATCTTAGAGCGGGTGTATGATGGTTTGCCATACAACTCCACTATTAGCTTTATTAGTAATGTGCAGGCCAACGATGCCTTGTTTGCTAACATTGCTAACACCACCCAGCAAATCCAAACAGCGGCCATTGGCATTATTATTCCGATTATTATGCTAATTGTGTTGTTAGTATCAACTACCCTAATTCAGGAATTGAAGAAGATTGCGATTCGTTTAAAAGCATTGGGCTATTCCAACCCGAAGATCTTGCTGTCCTTCTTGTCGATTTACCTCCCGTTATTTATCTTTGGTTTGTTAATTTCGACCCCAATTTCGATTTATCTAATTGCACTCCACAATCAAGTTATTTTCTCCAGTGCTGCCATCTTACTGGAAGCCACATTAAACTTCCCCACGGTCATTCTGTCGATGTTAGTGTTAAGTGGGGTGTTATCAATTACCTTTGTGTTGAATTGGTTGGAGTTGAACAAAATCAAAATTGCCAAGGAGATTAAGAATAGCTAATGCGATACTTTGCCCTCACTGATTTAACCAAGCCCACTGCAAAATTTACCACTGATGCCATGGAACTGCGTCAGATATCCAATGCTTACCTCAACCAAGCCCAAGCATATTTGCAAAAGGGTTTAAAGCAACTCAAAAAGGATTACAAGAATGCCATTTTGTATACCCCCAAAACGGAGTACAAGCGCTTTTTGAAATGGAAGCAAACTTTTCTTCAAGATTTAAACCAAACCCAAAAGCGCTTCTTTATTGTTCGTGCCCAACATTTTTCTTACGTGTTGTTGTTTAACTTATTGGATGAACAGGTGGAAGCGGTGATTGCGACCTTTAACAACTTCTTGGATGAACACCGCTTGGAGGCACAATCCAAGCAGTTTGATTTAGACACAGCTGTCAATGAACTGCATGATTACTTTGACCAACTGCAAAAGAACACCGCTTACAGCGAGGATTTACCAACTCACCTCACGCAAAAAACCGAGCAATTAATTAACGCTCGTAATACCCAGTTAACGAATTTGTTAAACAAGATTGCTACTACCAAACCACCCCTAAACAAACAGCAACGTTTGTTAGCCAGTTTTCGCAATTACCACGAACACCTCTTTTTAAAGAACGAGGTCAAAAAGGTGACTTGGTTAAACGAACCACGCGCCAAAAAAGAGTCTGTTACCCCTGATGAAGAACACATTATTGAACTTAAAAACGTTTACAAGTACATTACTAATGGGGTGACTACCAATGCCGTTTTAAAGGGCATAGATCTCAAACTCAAAGCCCATGATTTCATTGTGATTTTAGGTCCCTCTGGCTCGGGGAAAACGACCCTGCTCAACATTATTTCCGGGATGGACCGGCCATCAAGCGGATCTGTTGTCGTTAATGGTCAGGAAATGATTTGCATGAACGACCGTCAGTTAACTAACTTTCGCCGCAACTATGTCGGTTACATCTTCCAGCAGTACGGGCTTTTACCCAACCTAACTGTAAGGGAAAACGTTGAAGTGGGTGCTAACTTGCAACGTAACCCTGATAAGCGGATTAACATTGATGAACTGTTAGAAGCAGTAGGGATGAAACACCTCCAAAAGAAACTCCCCAACGAGTTGAGTGGTGGACAACAACAACGGGTCTCGATTGCACGGGCGTTTGCTAAAAATCCCTTACTCATTTTTGGTGATGAACCAACTGGGGCTTTGGATTTGGAAATGACCCAAATTGTGCTCAAACAGTTTTTAGCCATTAAACAACGCTATAAAACCACGATGGTCATAGTGACGCACAATAACCTAATTGCCCAACTAGCCGATTTAGTCATTTATGTGGCAGATGGCAAAATTCAAGCACTGCAAGCAAACCCTAATCCCAAACAGGTTGAGGACATTAACTGAATTTAGATCTAATAAAATTAGAGCAAATGAAAAACCTGTTTGCTTGCCAACACTTAGCGTTAAGTGCTATTCAACACGCTAAGGGTGGTCATGTGGGAATGGCCTTAGGTGCTAGTCCTATTTTGTACACCTTATGGACTAAACACATCCAGTTTAACCCTAACTGTCCCAAATGGATTAACCGGGACCGTTTAGTGATGAGTGCAGGTCATGGTAGTATGGCCTTATACCCGATCTTACACTTTGCGGGGTTAATTACGAAGCAGGAAATGCTCCATCACAAATACGGGCAAGTCAACACCTCTTCCCATCCCGAGTATGCCCCTAATAACTTTATTGATGCGTCCACTGGTCCCTTAGGACAAGGCCTAGGAATGGCTGTCGGGATGGCCTTGACACAACGGGTACTAGCAGCTGAATTTAAAGCGTTAAGTCCCAAACTGTTTGACCACTTTACCTATGTGGTTGTGGGTGATGGTGATCTCCAGGAAGGGGTGAGTTATGAGGTAGCTCACTTAGCAGGGGTCTACCAGTTAAATAAGCTAATAGTGCTCCATGATTCCAACCGGGTGCAGATGGACAGTGTCGTGCGTGATGTGTCCTTGGAAAACCTGCAAACCCGGTTTACCAACATGGGGTGAAATTACCTTGAAACTAGTGATGCAGTTGCAGACATTGATGCTGCCATTGAACAAGCGAAAAAGTCCGATAAGCCGACCTTCATTGAGGTGCACACGACAATTGCTAAAAACACCACCTTGGAAGACCAACCCGCTGGTCACTGGTTTATTCCTACCGACAAGGACTTTGCGCGCTTTAACAGCAACACCAAGACTAACTTTACCCCGTTTGAATATCCCCAAACGGTGTATGACTTCTTTCACAAGCAGGTCATAGCACGCCAAGCTAAACCAGTGCAAGCTTACAAGGAATTACTGGAAAAACTAAAGGACAAACCGCTGTATACTAAGTTTATTAATTGAACGGAAAACGATTACCAGGCGTTGTACCTCAACCAGTTAGATGAACGCAAGGTAGCACAAACCAATGCGGCAACCCGTAACTACCTCAAGGACTTTTTAGGCCAAATTAACAACAGTAATTCCAACTTGTACTGTCTCAATGCTGATGTAGCACGTTCGTGTAACATTAAGTTAGGTGATGATAATTTACATACCAATCCGCATTCGCGCAACATTCAGGTGGGTATTCGGGAATTTGGTATGTCCACCATTATGAACGGGATGGCACTCCATGGTGGGGTCAAAGTGATGGGTGGTACATTCCTAGCGTTTGCTGATTATTCCAAACCCGCAATTCGCTTAGGGGCGTTAATGAACCTCCCCACCTTTTATGTGTACACCCATGACTCTTACCAAGTCGGTGGTGATGGACCAACCCACCAACCGTACGATCAACTCCCGATGTTAAGGGCCATTGAAAACGTTCAGGTTTGACGGCCTTGTGATGAAAAGGAAACAGCGGCTGGGGTTAACTATGGTTTGTTAAGCCAAGACCAAACTAACGTATTAATTTTGACCCGTCAAGCTTTGCCTTCCCTAGAACAATCTGATAGTGTACAGACCTTGAAAGGGGGCTATATTATTAGTAATAGAAAACAACCCGATGTCATTGTGGCCGCTAGTGGCAGTGAAGTTCAGCTGGCATTGCAACTAGAACAAGCTCTAAACGAACAACAATTAAAGACGCGGGTGGTGTCAGTGCCCAACATTAACATGTTGTTAAGTCAACCCCAAAGCTACTTGCAACAACTGTTTGATCCTAACAGTGTTTTACTCACCTTAGAAGCGAGTGCTAGCATGGAGTGGTATGCACTAGCAAAATACGTCAAAAAGCACACCCACTTAGGTGCTTTTAGCTTTGGTGAGTCCAATGACGGGCAAGTCGTGTATGAACACAAGGGCTTTAATGTGACTAACTTACTCAAGTTGATTAAAACTCTAAAGAGTTAAAATAGAGTAATGGTTAAGGTCTGAAAAATTGGGTTTGGGGTCTTTCTACCAACAGCGCTTTTATTCTCGGCCTGTTCGTTTAAGGACTATATTCCTACACCAAGCTTTAGGAAGGATTTCAGTACGGAGAACAATTTTGTTAAAAATAAGGTTCCCGGGAAGGATGACATTTACAGTAAATTTTACGATCTAACCTTTTCCTTAAACTTTGTTAACAACCAAGCCCAAGATTTTGGTACCGGTTGGTTAATTGACTGGAAGGGTGATGAGAATAAGGATCTAAGCAAAAACAAAGAAGGACAAACGGCATCTCAAACCAGAAGTTCCTCTGAACAAACTACCGATCAAGACGCTAACCTCTTTACTGCCTATATCGCCACTAACCTCCATGTCGCGGATGGTTTAAAGAATGATCAGGACTACGCTCCTTACAACAAGGATGGTTGGGGTCAACCATATCCTTACCAGCAAAAAACCCAATCCTTCTTATTAGGTAAGTACACCAAACCTAATGTCCAGTTAGTCAAGACTAACTATGAAAAGCCAGAGGATGCCGTGATTGAGCAGAAGCTCAAGGAAGATTCGCTGTTGTTTATCCAAACGAGTACGTTACCTAAAACAGCATACGCAGCAATTGATCCGGTGAACTTTAGCTATAACCCAACCCGTACCAACGGTTTTTGAACAGCCGGTAAATACAATGTTTACAATGGTGGTAACAGCATTGGTAACTATGCTGATTTTGCTGTGATTGAAGTACCGTTAGTACTATCCAACCCCAATGATGCCAAGATCTACCAAGAGTGGATTAGACCAGCTACCCAAGCCTACAAATATTTAGGTGATGTAGAAGGTTTGTTTGCTAAGAAGGGCTATCGCAGTTACATCCAAGATTTCTACCACTTATTGGGTTATCCGGTAACTAAGAACACTAAATCAGAGTTTATTTTGGGACAAAGTCAAGGTACTGTGAACCACATGAGTTTTAGTAATGATGAGTCCAATACTACTAATACTATTACTAAAGCTAGCTTAACTCAGCAACCCCACAAGGAACAATCAGCTTACGTGGTACGTGAAAGTGGACTGCCAACCCTAACAATGAATGTGGACAAGTACACTGGTGCAAAGGGAACTCACCTAGTTAACGTTGACCAAATTACTGACCTTAGTTTGGGTGATGGTTTAATTGACTTTGGTGGATTATCACGCTTTATCTTGCAGTACCACAATGTGAACTATAAGCAATTTGGTTATGGCACGATCTTGTGAGATACTAACTTTGCCGGTGGTTCTTCTGGTAGTGCCATCTTTAACCAAAACAAGCAGATTAACAGTATTTACTTTGGAGCATTAGTTAATGTAACTACCGACAGAAACGAAAATGTGGGTTTAGGCTTAGGGCAAATTCTCCGTGCTCCCAATACCTTCAACTCTTCCCACGAAGTGCCCTATTCTTATGACCTCATCTTTGGTGATGTTAACACCACCAATTTTTACGCCCAGTTTGCGAAAAAGCACAACACCCACATGTGGAGCAAAATTCAAAGTACGCAGAATGGAGAAATTGGTTTCCACAAAAATTCAAAAACCGGTCAACAGCGGCATTAATCGGTTTTTGAGTAAATTTATAAAGTACTATTTTCTTTAACTAGTTGCCATGTTACTCCGCTCTGTTTGGTATAAGCTTGGTAGTCTGTTAATCATCTTACCGCTAACGGGTTGTGGTTATGTCAGACTAAAGCGTGCTAATTTCCAAACAGACTTTACCATTAACCGCATTCCCACCCAAGGGGATGTGTACCATGATAACTATGACCTGACTTTTTCACTCAACTTTGCTACTAGTTCCAAAGATTCTTATGGTACGGGTTGGTTAATTGACTGGAAGGGTGATGAGAATAAGCCTAGCAATACCGATCCCTTCCTGATTTACTTAGCGACTAACCTACACGTAGTCGATGCCTTGCGCAATCCCCAAGACTATGAACCTTACAATAAGGATAGTAATGGTCAGGACTATGGTAATCGTGATATAACCCATTTCTTTGCATTGGGTAAATACACTGATCCAGGTTTATTGGGTGTTGAAACAAAAGAGCAATCAGCCTTTATTTCGATTCAAACATCAGCAATCCCCAAAACCGCTTATACGGCTAATGATTTTGTTGATTATCAGTATGATAGTCTTACAAAACAGTGAAATAAAAAGAGTGATCAAAAAGATCAAACTCAAGAACAAACGGTAACAGGGCAAAGCTGATCTTACAAACCAGCTTATGCTGACTTTGCGGTAATTGAAGTGCCATTGTTCTTAGACAACGTCCGTGACAAACAGGTCTTTGATTATTTTGTCAAACCAGCCATTGAGACCTATAAAAAGCTTGGTGATACGGCTCAATTATTTACTGAGCAAAACCTAAAGGAATTGGAAAAGGAAACCTATATTATGCTGGGCTATCCGGTAGTGGAGAGCAATATTTATGCCCACATTTTAGGTCAAGGAAAAGAGTTGCGTGTGACTCAACAAGTCAACAACCAACCAGTTAAAAAGAACTATGTTTTGCAAACCATTACTAAAGAGCAACACACTTTGGATATTACGCGTGAAATA from the Mycoplasmoides pneumoniae FH genome contains:
- a CDS encoding DUF31 family protein, with amino-acid sequence MVKVWKIGFGVFLPTALLFSACSFKDYIPTPSFRKDFSTENNFVKNKVPGKDDIYSKFYDLTFSLNFVNNQAQDFGTGWLIDWKGDENKDLSKNKEGQTASQTRSSSEQTTDQDANLFTAYIATNLHVADGLKNDQDYAPYNKDGWGQPYPYQQKTQSFLLGKYTKPNVQLVKTNYEKPEDAVIEQKLKEDSLLFIQTSTLPKTAYAAIDPVNFSYNPTRTNGFWTAGKYNVYNGGNSIGNYADFAVIEVPLVLSNPNDAKIYQEWIRPATQAYKYLGDVEGLFAKKGYRSYIQDFYHLLGYPVTKNTKSEFILGQSQGTVNHMSFSNDESNTTNTITKASLTQQPHKEQSAYVVRESGLPTLTMNVDKYTGAKGTHLVNVDQITDLSLGDGLIDFGGLSRFILQYHNVNYKQFGYGTILWDTNFAGGSSGSAIFNQNKQINSIYFGALVNVTTDRNENVGLGLGQILRAPNTFNSSHEVPYSYDLIFGDVNTTNFYAQFAKKHNTHMWSKIQSTQNGEIGFHKNSKTGQQRH
- a CDS encoding ABC transporter ATP-binding protein gives rise to the protein MRYFALTDLTKPTAKFTTDAMELRQISNAYLNQAQAYLQKGLKQLKKDYKNAILYTPKTEYKRFLKWKQTFLQDLNQTQKRFFIVRAQHFSYVLLFNLLDEQVEAVIATFNNFLDEHRLEAQSKQFDLDTAVNELHDYFDQLQKNTAYSEDLPTHLTQKTEQLINARNTQLTNLLNKIATTKPPLNKQQRLLASFRNYHEHLFLKNEVKKVTWLNEPRAKKESVTPDEEHIIELKNVYKYITNGVTTNAVLKGIDLKLKAHDFIVILGPSGSGKTTLLNIISGMDRPSSGSVVVNGQEMICMNDRQLTNFRRNYVGYIFQQYGLLPNLTVRENVEVGANLQRNPDKRINIDELLEAVGMKHLQKKLPNELSGGQQQRVSIARAFAKNPLLIFGDEPTGALDLEMTQIVLKQFLAIKQRYKTTMVIVTHNNLIAQLADLVIYVADGKIQALQANPNPKQVEDINWI
- a CDS encoding DUF31 family protein — its product is MLLRSVWYKLGSLLIILPLTGCGYVRLKRANFQTDFTINRIPTQGDVYHDNYDLTFSLNFATSSKDSYGTGWLIDWKGDENKPSNTDPFLIYLATNLHVVDALRNPQDYEPYNKDSNGQDYGNRDITHFFALGKYTDPGLLGVETKEQSAFISIQTSAIPKTAYTANDFVDYQYDSLTKQWNKKSDQKDQTQEQTVTGQSWSYKPAYADFAVIEVPLFLDNVRDKQVFDYFVKPAIETYKKLGDTAQLFTEQNLKELEKETYIMLGYPVVESNIYAHILGQGKELRVTQQVNNQPVKKNYVLQTITKEQHTLDITREIPTLIQNKSLSGDFVGSKLLSQEEQQQEHAFLGNLNQGIIDFARLSNFNLQYHNREYQQYGKGLALANTNFSGGSSGTLVLNQQKQISGVYFGVLEFGGTNGTNRESSIGVGQILRVKDDAQLQQHSHNNLLSQLGSSHNSITYDIIFGNKDTKNYYAQFAKKHQTHLYSQISSSNQQELKYVDNDPNLKIKEEAAKSTVQNLTVYS
- a CDS encoding transketolase, encoding MKNLFACQHLALSAIQHAKGGHVGMALGASPILYTLWTKHIQFNPNCPKWINRDRLVMSAGHGSMALYPILHFAGLITKQEMLHHKYGQVNTSSHPEYAPNNFIDASTGPLGQGLGMAVGMALTQRVLAAEFKALSPKLFDHFTYVVVGDGDLQEGVSYEVAHLAGVYQLNKLIVLHDSNRVQMDSVVRDVSLENLQTRFTNMGWNYLETSDAVADIDAAIEQAKKSDKPTFIEVHTTIAKNTTLEDQPAGHWFIPTDKDFARFNSNTKTNFTPFEYPQTVYDFFHKQVIARQAKPVQAYKELLEKLKDKPLYTKFINWTENDYQALYLNQLDERKVAQTNAATRNYLKDFLGQINNSNSNLYCLNADVARSCNIKLGDDNLHTNPHSRNIQVGIREFGMSTIMNGMALHGGVKVMGGTFLAFADYSKPAIRLGALMNLPTFYVYTHDSYQVGGDGPTHQPYDQLPMLRAIENVQVWRPCDEKETAAGVNYGLLSQDQTNVLILTRQALPSLEQSDSVQTLKGGYIISNRKQPDVIVAASGSEVQLALQLEQALNEQQLKTRVVSVPNINMLLSQPQSYLQQLFDPNSVLLTLEASASMEWYALAKYVKKHTHLGAFSFGESNDGQVVYEHKGFNVTNLLKLIKTLKS